A stretch of the Flavobacterium aquiphilum genome encodes the following:
- a CDS encoding ABC transporter ATP-binding protein, which translates to MKAIKVNNLVKRFGDFTAVDDVTFDVNQGEIFGFLGANGAGKTTAIRMLCGLSKPTSGNGTVAGFDIHKDPEQIKRNIGYMSQKFSLYNDLKVWENIRLFAGIYGMGEKEIRSKTDELLCTLNFESEKNTLVKALPLGWKQKLAFSVSIFHNPKIVFLDEPTGGVDPMIRRQFWELIYEASARGITVFVTTHYMDEAEYCNRVSIMVDGKISALDTPKNLKLKYGASDMDGVFQELARKAIRKGD; encoded by the coding sequence ATGAAAGCGATTAAGGTAAATAATCTGGTGAAGCGTTTTGGTGATTTTACGGCTGTAGATGATGTAACTTTTGATGTAAATCAAGGAGAAATTTTTGGTTTTCTTGGTGCAAACGGAGCCGGAAAAACAACAGCTATCCGTATGCTTTGTGGTTTGAGCAAACCTACGTCGGGCAATGGAACTGTAGCCGGTTTTGATATTCATAAAGACCCAGAACAAATCAAAAGGAATATTGGTTATATGAGCCAGAAGTTTTCGCTTTATAATGATTTAAAGGTTTGGGAAAATATACGGTTGTTTGCGGGTATTTACGGAATGGGTGAAAAGGAAATTCGTTCAAAAACAGATGAGTTGTTGTGTACTTTGAATTTTGAATCGGAGAAGAATACTTTGGTAAAGGCCCTTCCTTTGGGATGGAAACAAAAGCTGGCGTTTTCGGTTTCGATTTTTCATAATCCGAAAATTGTTTTTCTCGATGAACCCACAGGAGGTGTGGACCCAATGATTCGGAGACAGTTTTGGGAACTTATTTATGAGGCTTCAGCGAGAGGAATAACTGTTTTTGTGACGACACATTATATGGACGAAGCCGAATATTGTAATCGGGTTTCGATTATGGTTGATGGAAAAATTAGTGCTTTGGATACACCGAAGAATCTTAAGTTGAAATATGGTGCGAGTGATATGGATGGGGTCTTTCAGGAATTGGCGAGAAAAGCAATTCGGAAAGGGGATTGA
- the uxuA gene encoding mannonate dehydratase yields MEQTMRWFGPNDAIALRDIRQCGVTGIVTALHEIPVGEIWTVDAIKERQEIVRKAGMEWTVIESLPVHEDIKKANGNYLQYIENYKISLRNVAECGIKVVTYNFMPILDWVRTNHAFENPDGSKALLYNQIAFNYFDLYLLKRPNVENDYSEEEKQIALDYGNQLSQAEKDLLFKNVLLGLPGSKINFTAEQILALLDNYKHIDNNKLRENLIYFLSEVAPVAEELEVKLAIHPDDPPFSVMGLPRIVCTEADLKKIFKAVPINANGLCYCTGSLGADPNNDLEKIIDDFGDRIHFLHLRNVARDSTTVFRESEHLNGDNPMESIMEKLILLMQKRNLSLPMRPDHGFLHSIEDGKEQYPGYSLVGRLKGLAELRGLEMGISYKLKGYAPFCSL; encoded by the coding sequence ATGGAACAAACAATGCGATGGTTCGGGCCTAATGATGCCATCGCTTTGAGAGATATCAGACAATGTGGTGTTACGGGAATTGTAACTGCGCTACACGAAATTCCGGTTGGTGAAATTTGGACAGTTGATGCCATTAAAGAGCGTCAGGAAATTGTTAGGAAGGCGGGAATGGAATGGACTGTAATCGAAAGTTTACCTGTTCATGAAGATATCAAAAAAGCCAACGGAAACTATTTGCAATATATAGAAAACTATAAAATCAGTTTGAGGAATGTGGCAGAGTGCGGTATCAAGGTGGTGACATATAATTTCATGCCGATTTTGGACTGGGTGCGAACCAATCATGCTTTTGAAAATCCTGATGGTTCGAAAGCGTTGCTTTATAACCAAATTGCCTTCAATTATTTTGATCTTTATTTATTGAAAAGACCAAATGTTGAAAATGATTATTCGGAGGAAGAAAAACAAATTGCGCTTGATTACGGAAACCAACTTAGTCAAGCTGAGAAAGATTTATTGTTTAAAAATGTGTTGCTTGGATTGCCAGGAAGTAAAATTAATTTTACAGCAGAACAGATTTTGGCTTTGCTGGACAATTATAAGCATATTGACAATAACAAATTAAGAGAAAACCTGATTTATTTCTTGTCGGAAGTAGCTCCGGTTGCTGAAGAATTGGAAGTGAAACTAGCAATACATCCTGATGATCCGCCGTTTTCGGTTATGGGTTTGCCAAGGATTGTTTGCACAGAAGCTGATTTGAAAAAAATATTCAAAGCCGTGCCTATAAATGCAAATGGACTTTGCTATTGTACAGGTTCATTGGGTGCAGACCCGAATAATGATTTGGAAAAAATAATAGATGATTTCGGAGACCGAATCCACTTTTTGCATTTGAGAAATGTAGCAAGAGACAGTACAACTGTTTTCAGGGAATCGGAACATCTTAACGGTGATAATCCGATGGAAAGTATTATGGAGAAATTGATTCTGCTGATGCAGAAAAGAAACCTCAGTTTGCCAATGCGTCCCGATCACGGTTTCCTTCATTCAATCGAAGATGGGAAAGAGCAATATCCTGGTTATTCGTTAGTAGGAAGGCTAAAAGGATTGGCCGAATTGAGAGGATTGGAGATGGGAATTTCGTATAAACTGAAAGGATATGCTCCTTTTTGTAGTCTTTAA
- a CDS encoding ABC transporter permease codes for MIKFLLEKEFKQIFRNKFLPRTILMFPVMVLLVFPLAANFEIKNINLCVVDNDHSDYSNQLVQKVISSGYYKLTSIAGNSKKALNQIEMDEADIILEIPANFEKDLVREQAAHLLISANSVNGTKGGLGSAYLTGIVTDFSSEVREKWVQSTASAKFPAIEIISQNRFNPHLSYKIYMIPALMVMVLTMLCGFLPALNIVGEKEAGTMEQINVTPIPKFVFILSKLLPYWIMGFAVLTIAFGVAFLVYGLIPAGSLGTIYFFAALYILGISGFGLVISNYSNTMQQAMFVMYFFMLILILMSGLFTPVNSMAEWAQYITVFNPLKYFMQVMRLVYLKGSGITELGTQFIALFCFALFFNLWAILNYRKTV; via the coding sequence ATGATAAAGTTTTTATTAGAAAAAGAATTCAAGCAGATTTTTCGCAATAAATTCCTGCCCCGGACGATATTAATGTTTCCGGTAATGGTGTTGCTGGTATTTCCGCTTGCGGCCAATTTTGAGATAAAAAACATAAATCTGTGTGTAGTTGATAATGATCACAGTGATTATTCCAACCAACTGGTGCAGAAAGTAATTTCTTCGGGTTACTACAAACTGACTTCAATTGCCGGAAATTCAAAAAAAGCACTGAATCAGATTGAAATGGACGAAGCCGATATTATTTTGGAAATCCCAGCCAATTTTGAAAAAGATTTGGTTCGGGAACAGGCAGCACATTTGTTGATTTCGGCGAATTCGGTTAATGGTACAAAAGGAGGATTGGGCAGTGCTTATCTTACGGGAATTGTCACTGATTTTTCTTCGGAAGTGCGCGAGAAATGGGTTCAATCCACAGCATCAGCAAAGTTTCCAGCTATAGAAATTATTTCCCAAAACCGGTTTAATCCGCATTTGAGTTATAAAATTTATATGATTCCCGCCTTGATGGTTATGGTTTTGACGATGCTTTGTGGTTTTCTTCCGGCGCTGAATATTGTAGGTGAGAAAGAGGCAGGAACTATGGAACAGATTAATGTGACTCCGATTCCGAAGTTTGTTTTTATACTTTCAAAATTACTGCCGTACTGGATTATGGGATTTGCGGTGCTTACGATAGCATTCGGTGTGGCTTTCCTGGTTTATGGTTTGATTCCGGCAGGGAGTTTAGGAACCATTTATTTTTTTGCTGCACTTTATATTTTGGGGATTTCGGGTTTTGGATTGGTGATTTCCAATTATTCCAATACGATGCAGCAGGCGATGTTTGTGATGTATTTTTTTATGCTGATTTTGATATTGATGAGCGGTTTGTTCACCCCTGTTAACAGTATGGCCGAATGGGCGCAGTACATCACTGTTTTTAATCCGTTGAAATATTTTATGCAGGTAATGCGCCTGGTTTACCTCAAAGGAAGCGGTATAACAGAATTGGGAACACAATTTATAGCCTTATTCTGTTTTGCATTATTTTTCAACCTTTGGGCAATTTTAAATTACCGAAAAACAGTTTGA
- a CDS encoding ThuA domain-containing protein, with protein sequence MTITPKSKNVLLSSILAVISFFLVSFYQKNDKEISVAKPKKVLIFSKTNGWRHESIPAGIAAIKKLGVENHFLVDATEDSLAINTKNLNQYQVIIFLNTTGTILGKNEELALQEFMKKDKGFVGIHSASDCEFDWPWFGKMVGGYFVSHPKPQIAKLVVVNKDHLSTRHLPVIWERFDEWYNFKDLNPDVNVLLKIDESSYTGGKNGDNHPMAWYHEYGGGRVFYTALGHTNESYSDPLFLQHILGGITYAMGK encoded by the coding sequence ATGACCATAACACCCAAATCAAAAAATGTTCTTTTATCTTCAATACTAGCTGTAATCAGCTTTTTTTTAGTGTCTTTTTATCAAAAAAATGATAAAGAGATTTCCGTTGCAAAACCCAAAAAAGTCCTGATTTTTTCAAAAACCAACGGTTGGAGACACGAAAGTATTCCGGCTGGCATCGCTGCGATAAAGAAATTGGGAGTCGAAAATCATTTTTTAGTCGATGCTACCGAAGATTCATTGGCCATAAATACTAAAAATTTAAATCAGTATCAGGTTATTATTTTTTTGAACACCACCGGTACTATTTTAGGAAAAAATGAAGAATTGGCATTGCAGGAATTTATGAAAAAAGACAAAGGTTTTGTGGGAATCCATTCTGCTTCTGATTGCGAATTCGATTGGCCTTGGTTTGGAAAAATGGTTGGTGGTTATTTCGTATCGCATCCAAAACCGCAAATAGCCAAATTGGTAGTTGTGAATAAAGACCATTTATCTACGCGCCATCTTCCTGTAATTTGGGAACGATTTGACGAATGGTATAATTTCAAAGATTTGAACCCTGATGTAAATGTACTTCTGAAAATTGATGAATCGTCATATACTGGGGGAAAAAATGGAGACAATCACCCTATGGCTTGGTATCATGAATACGGCGGAGGCAGGGTTTTTTACACCGCTTTGGGGCATACGAACGAAAGCTATAGCGATCCACTTTTCTTGCAACATATTCTAGGCGGGATTACTTATGCTATGGGCAAATAA
- a CDS encoding YciI family protein: MDKKHFVLHLLPSRPDFAKTMSEEELAIMQDHIAYWMDLMNKGKVLAFGPVLDPKEVYGLGIVEVDSEEEVQEFIANDPAGKINKYEYHLMNAVVPKTHAN; encoded by the coding sequence ATGGACAAAAAACACTTCGTACTGCATTTACTTCCATCACGACCTGATTTTGCAAAAACAATGAGCGAAGAAGAACTTGCAATAATGCAAGACCACATTGCTTATTGGATGGATCTTATGAACAAAGGAAAAGTATTGGCGTTTGGCCCAGTGCTAGACCCAAAAGAAGTTTACGGCCTCGGAATAGTTGAGGTGGACAGCGAGGAAGAAGTACAAGAATTCATTGCCAATGACCCCGCCGGAAAGATAAACAAATATGAATACCATCTTATGAACGCAGTTGTGCCAAAAACACACGCGAACTAA
- a CDS encoding HlyD family secretion protein, whose protein sequence is MKFNFYKTSVLAIYIALSSCGNGEKANEASGTFEATETIVSAEANGKILKLKINEGDQLEKGQKIGSIDSTQLHLTKMQLKQSGKAILSGRPDSKIQIESLQKELENAVKDKKRIENLVKGEVASQKQLDDANSRIAIIQSKIDALRSQLGTTTNNLNAQSGTVGIQMEQVEDQLKKCNITNPVSGTVLTKYANEYEMATIGKPIYKIADLSTLKLRAYITASQFAKIKIGDAVKVNVDTENGGSKAYSGTVEWINSKAEFTPKTIQTKDERANLVYAVKIKVKNDGALKIGMYGDVVF, encoded by the coding sequence ATGAAGTTCAATTTTTATAAAACAAGTGTTTTGGCTATTTACATTGCACTTTCTTCTTGTGGAAATGGTGAAAAAGCCAACGAAGCTTCAGGAACTTTTGAAGCGACCGAAACAATTGTGTCGGCTGAAGCCAATGGGAAAATTTTGAAACTGAAAATTAATGAAGGTGACCAATTAGAAAAAGGACAAAAGATAGGTTCTATTGATAGCACTCAATTGCACTTGACCAAAATGCAGTTGAAGCAAAGTGGAAAGGCTATTTTGTCGGGACGTCCTGATAGTAAAATACAAATCGAATCTTTGCAGAAAGAACTAGAAAATGCAGTGAAAGACAAAAAACGAATCGAAAATTTAGTGAAAGGGGAGGTTGCTTCGCAAAAACAGCTCGACGATGCGAATTCCAGAATAGCTATTATCCAATCTAAAATAGATGCTTTGAGAAGCCAGTTAGGTACTACAACGAATAATCTCAATGCGCAAAGCGGAACTGTTGGCATACAAATGGAGCAGGTAGAGGATCAGCTTAAAAAATGCAATATCACCAATCCTGTTTCGGGAACGGTATTGACCAAGTATGCTAATGAGTACGAAATGGCAACCATAGGAAAACCCATTTACAAAATAGCCGATTTGTCCACGCTAAAATTGAGAGCTTATATTACCGCTTCGCAATTTGCTAAAATAAAAATTGGAGATGCTGTAAAAGTTAATGTTGATACTGAAAACGGCGGATCAAAAGCGTATTCCGGAACGGTGGAATGGATAAACAGCAAAGCCGAATTTACTCCTAAAACCATTCAAACGAAAGACGAAAGAGCCAATCTGGTTTATGCCGTAAAAATTAAAGTAAAAAATGATGGAGCTCTGAAAATTGGAATGTATGGTGATGTTGTTTTTTGA
- a CDS encoding ABC transporter ATP-binding protein yields MDSKENSIPIDVNHINKSYGNGKVSAVKDVSFQVNRSEIFGLIGPDGAGKTTIFRILTTLLKPDSGNASVDGFDVVKDYKAIRERVGYMPGRFSLYQDLTVEENLNFFATVFNTTVEENYDLIKDIYQQIEPFKKRKTGALSGGMKQKLALSCALIHKPSVLFLDEPTTGVDPVSRKEFWQMLQKLKKEGITILVSTPYMDEATLCDRIALISDGQLLKIDTPENMVNQFGMALWSVQSNDMYQLLKDIRLFPNVKSCFAFGDSHHVTFKTAEVSINEFEAFLAEKGHTNIHIQETQPRIEDCYMNFGV; encoded by the coding sequence ATGGACAGTAAGGAAAATAGCATTCCCATTGACGTAAACCATATCAATAAATCGTATGGAAACGGAAAAGTATCGGCTGTAAAAGATGTTTCTTTTCAGGTGAATAGAAGCGAAATATTCGGGTTGATTGGTCCTGACGGAGCAGGGAAGACAACTATTTTCCGAATCTTAACCACACTTTTGAAACCCGATTCTGGAAATGCATCGGTGGATGGTTTTGATGTTGTTAAAGATTATAAAGCAATCAGAGAAAGAGTAGGGTATATGCCGGGACGGTTTTCACTCTATCAGGATTTGACAGTCGAAGAAAACCTGAATTTTTTTGCTACTGTTTTTAATACCACGGTCGAAGAAAATTATGATTTGATAAAAGACATTTACCAGCAAATAGAACCTTTCAAAAAACGTAAAACAGGTGCGCTTTCGGGAGGAATGAAGCAAAAGTTGGCTTTATCCTGTGCCTTAATTCATAAACCTTCGGTGTTGTTTCTTGATGAACCTACGACTGGTGTCGATCCGGTTTCGAGAAAAGAGTTTTGGCAAATGCTTCAAAAATTAAAAAAGGAGGGAATTACTATTTTGGTTTCCACGCCTTATATGGATGAGGCGACTTTGTGTGACCGTATCGCCTTAATTTCGGACGGTCAACTATTGAAAATTGATACGCCCGAAAATATGGTGAATCAGTTTGGGATGGCACTTTGGTCGGTTCAGAGTAATGATATGTACCAATTATTGAAAGACATAAGACTGTTTCCAAATGTGAAATCCTGTTTTGCTTTTGGTGATTCGCATCATGTTACTTTCAAAACGGCAGAGGTTTCAATCAACGAATTTGAAGCTTTTTTGGCTGAAAAAGGGCATACAAATATTCACATTCAAGAAACTCAACCCAGAATTGAAGATTGTTATATGAATTTTGGGGTTTAA
- a CDS encoding SDR family NAD(P)-dependent oxidoreductase — protein MNTKRAIVTGGNSGLGFATAKKFCDNGIKTFIIGRTKEKTEDACAEIGPNAIPVIFDLNNLDAIPAMITDLAKDGNIDILVNNAGINLKKDFLEVTDADFESIIHTNVKSVFAVSREVVKVMKNNGGGSIINISSMASQYGIPRVIAYSASKGAIEIMTRAMAVELAQFGVRVNCIAPGFIKTKMSAKALDSDPERKNKVLGRTPMGTLGEPDDIADAAYYFATSESKYVTGTVLPVDGGNSIGF, from the coding sequence ATGAATACAAAAAGGGCAATTGTAACGGGAGGAAATTCCGGATTAGGGTTTGCAACAGCAAAGAAATTTTGTGATAACGGAATAAAGACTTTCATCATAGGGAGAACAAAAGAAAAAACGGAAGATGCCTGTGCCGAAATCGGTCCAAATGCAATTCCGGTGATTTTTGATTTGAATAATTTGGATGCAATTCCTGCCATGATCACTGATTTAGCCAAAGATGGAAACATTGATATTTTGGTTAACAATGCGGGAATCAATCTTAAAAAAGATTTTCTGGAAGTTACTGATGCCGATTTTGAATCGATTATTCATACTAATGTGAAAAGTGTTTTTGCTGTAAGCAGGGAAGTGGTTAAAGTGATGAAAAATAATGGAGGAGGAAGTATTATCAATATCAGTTCGATGGCTTCGCAATACGGTATTCCACGTGTGATTGCTTACTCGGCAAGTAAAGGTGCAATTGAGATAATGACAAGAGCAATGGCGGTTGAATTGGCGCAATTTGGTGTTCGAGTGAACTGTATTGCTCCCGGTTTTATCAAGACTAAAATGTCTGCCAAAGCTTTGGACTCCGATCCTGAAAGAAAAAATAAAGTGCTTGGAAGAACGCCGATGGGGACTTTGGGAGAACCGGATGATATTGCTGATGCGGCTTATTATTTTGCTACCAGCGAATCTAAGTATGTAACGGGAACTGTTCTTCCGGTTGATGGCGGAAACAGTATAGGATTTTAA
- a CDS encoding TolC family protein: MKQFLLFFLIFGLSTAKGQITIDGCQEKAKANYPLIKQYDLIAKSSEYTISNANKAYLPQVSVTGIGGYIFAGLPEFSSPGSSSGDPNKAQFIGIAQVNQIIWDGGATRTQKEIAKSTAEVEKSSVDVSLYSIRERVNQLFFGVLLIDEQNKHLDILNEELKLGLKKVRLSKENGLAYSSDVDEVKAEMLNLEQKKIEFNYTRKGYVQMLSYLIGEKLDENVRLEKPMVSESVNNLNNNRPEMNLYSYQLKLIESRSGFNEVSLMPKVGLIGAGVLIQPGLSFGQSKFNGLALAGLNVSWNTEGLYKSKNNKDLEKIEMEKITNQQDVFLFNNKLQLTQANSDIEKQKAIIAKDDEIIKLKVNIKKSKQLMYDNGICSMSDLLSSMNKENEAIGNQALHNVQLLMSIYNYKTISGN; this comes from the coding sequence ATGAAACAATTCTTGCTATTTTTTTTGATTTTCGGTTTAAGTACTGCAAAAGGACAAATAACCATCGATGGTTGTCAGGAAAAAGCGAAAGCAAATTATCCGTTAATCAAACAATATGACTTGATTGCGAAGTCATCTGAATATACTATTTCCAATGCCAATAAAGCCTATTTGCCACAGGTAAGTGTAACGGGAATTGGCGGATATATTTTCGCTGGTTTACCCGAATTTTCGTCACCCGGCTCCAGTTCGGGAGATCCCAATAAAGCTCAGTTTATAGGGATTGCACAGGTTAACCAAATCATTTGGGACGGCGGCGCTACACGTACACAAAAAGAAATTGCAAAATCAACTGCTGAGGTCGAAAAGTCAAGTGTGGATGTTTCGTTGTATTCCATTCGCGAACGCGTGAACCAATTGTTTTTTGGGGTTTTGTTGATTGATGAACAAAACAAACACTTGGACATTCTTAACGAAGAATTGAAATTGGGGCTTAAAAAAGTTCGGCTTTCAAAGGAAAATGGATTGGCTTATTCATCAGATGTTGATGAGGTAAAAGCCGAAATGTTGAATTTGGAACAGAAAAAAATTGAGTTCAATTATACCCGAAAAGGTTATGTCCAAATGTTATCTTATTTAATTGGAGAAAAGCTTGATGAAAATGTAAGGCTTGAGAAGCCTATGGTGTCTGAGTCGGTAAACAATCTCAACAATAACAGGCCTGAAATGAATTTGTATTCCTATCAGTTAAAATTGATTGAATCCCGTTCAGGTTTTAATGAAGTTTCGCTGATGCCTAAAGTCGGTTTGATTGGAGCTGGAGTTCTTATTCAGCCTGGATTGAGTTTTGGTCAGTCAAAGTTCAATGGATTGGCTTTGGCCGGATTGAACGTTTCATGGAATACGGAAGGTCTTTATAAAAGCAAAAACAATAAGGATTTGGAGAAGATCGAGATGGAAAAAATAACGAATCAGCAGGATGTTTTTTTGTTTAACAATAAACTACAATTGACACAAGCCAATAGCGACATCGAAAAGCAAAAAGCTATTATTGCCAAAGATGACGAAATCATTAAACTGAAAGTCAATATCAAAAAATCAAAACAGCTAATGTATGACAACGGAATTTGCTCCATGAGTGATTTACTTTCTTCTATGAACAAAGAGAACGAAGCGATTGGTAATCAAGCGTTGCATAATGTACAATTGTTGATGAGCATTTACAACTACAAAACGATAAGCGGTAATTAA
- a CDS encoding ABC transporter permease yields the protein MKQFLSFVKKEFLHIFRDLRTMLLLLGMPIMQILLFGFAITTEVKNSKVAVYDPSKSIASRKIIERVNSSRYFEVAKYLNDPAEIEHEFREGEIGLIMVFDENFETNLFHSGNGHVQLIADATDPNTATAVTNYARSIIMDYQQDLMQGMKVPFQILPDVKMLYNPQMKDAYNFVPGVLGLIMMLICAMMTSIAIVREKEMGTMEVLLVSPLKPIYIILAKAVPYFMLSCVNTVSVLLLAVYVLGVPVAGSLFWLVVLSILFVFVALSLGLLVSTVTQTQMAAMLISGMIFMMPIMLLSGMIFPVENMPLPLQFLSNIIPAKWYIIAVKDIMIKGTGVSSIYKELIILGSMVVIIVSISLKNFKNRLE from the coding sequence ATGAAACAATTTTTGTCATTTGTAAAAAAGGAATTTCTGCATATTTTTCGCGATTTGCGAACGATGTTGCTGCTTTTGGGAATGCCAATTATGCAAATTCTTCTCTTTGGATTTGCGATTACCACCGAGGTCAAAAATTCTAAAGTAGCCGTTTATGACCCTTCGAAAAGTATTGCTTCCAGAAAAATAATTGAGCGGGTTAATTCGAGTCGGTATTTCGAAGTTGCCAAATATTTGAATGATCCGGCCGAAATTGAACATGAATTTCGGGAAGGAGAGATTGGGTTAATTATGGTTTTTGACGAAAATTTTGAGACTAATCTGTTTCATTCGGGCAATGGTCATGTGCAGTTAATTGCCGATGCGACCGACCCGAATACGGCCACTGCGGTGACCAATTATGCACGTTCAATTATCATGGATTATCAGCAGGATTTGATGCAGGGAATGAAAGTTCCGTTTCAGATTTTACCCGACGTGAAAATGCTTTATAACCCACAGATGAAAGATGCTTATAATTTTGTTCCGGGTGTTTTGGGGCTTATCATGATGCTGATTTGTGCGATGATGACTTCGATTGCGATTGTTCGTGAAAAAGAAATGGGCACGATGGAAGTGTTGCTTGTTTCGCCTCTGAAGCCTATTTATATCATTCTTGCCAAAGCGGTTCCTTATTTTATGTTGTCTTGTGTCAACACGGTTTCGGTGCTTTTGTTGGCGGTTTATGTTTTGGGTGTTCCGGTTGCCGGAAGTTTGTTTTGGCTGGTAGTGCTTTCGATACTTTTTGTTTTTGTTGCCTTGTCGTTGGGATTGCTGGTTTCTACGGTTACACAAACACAAATGGCGGCTATGCTGATTTCGGGAATGATTTTTATGATGCCGATAATGTTACTTTCCGGGATGATTTTTCCTGTCGAAAATATGCCTTTGCCTTTGCAGTTTTTGTCCAATATTATTCCGGCAAAATGGTATATCATAGCCGTAAAAGACATTATGATTAAAGGAACTGGTGTTTCGTCTATTTATAAAGAACTGATAATACTCGGTTCTATGGTTGTTATTATTGTCAGTATTAGTTTGAAGAATTTCAAAAATAGGTTAGAGTAA